In Toxoplasma gondii ME49 chromosome VIII, whole genome shotgun sequence, a single genomic region encodes these proteins:
- a CDS encoding hypothetical protein (encoded by transcript TGME49_269420) → MMSAAVSSTVCSFFSAFRVRGASSPLEASPRVSTPAYAAVEEEALSSRLAAVTGPCAFVSPEQNVVLHTDLSREISADTLTPGATCPSSTGCGSTAFSPNSSTSGTGTGQGVVRRKQLSGAQKRKRKRELLAKNRVEPASLFSFLSTTVTSEAIYENWQDLNRAIREESARYEARTLSASSPLMSQPETSTGGGCCCCARALVCWTEERGAGSSVTLCGADEDAGGQKRPRHCDILEDSGVEGGSERKKHCCSSGADEEKRRLPVNQERLLSPSCHASGRSDSSTRNWCVSSRESGKEDEDDCEEDEGHRPCLTSPSAATSPTSCGLRLPCASTLRESWRLLLDESRSHRSTRGSSHDSLEAVDVLENKDGAERVDVNWHAHGIEPTGSSGAGDDGAAVSHVLRSAESGGDGQRCRSAGATMGDECSTQRPLLPSLTGPGTPLSPLATAEGRDRLIDCFSPCGGSNGSCGSCSTRHSSCCSSLRGDGSGGSCCSPPSPFLSPVSDDASSVTSSVSPSSPPRLPRQSSGPGPVSPHSSPRLVARCVCTRERRDEQVHDGGFPALAPLRASPGTPEDEDELDDLALWPSQITEELRWSLVKKGPVQLVDFPYPRDATQRRFGRQHYWRTLPSGEKLWRSWLVYSRTRDAVYCFCCKLFSQLSKSVVTTGFRRWKGIAEVLRSHEHSRDHRSCMLQWKCLCLRLHADVSFGDLKQLCMTTPSSNAVGGAVKGDGDDGEARAAP, encoded by the coding sequence ATGATGTCAGCAGCAGTCTCGTCAACTGTCTGTTCGTTCTTTTCGGCGTTCCGGGTGAGAGgggcctcttctcccttggAAGCCTCTCCGAGGGTCTCCACTCCAGCGTACGCAgccgtggaagaagaagcgctcTCGTCTCGTCTCGCCGCAGTCACAGGGCCGTGCGCGTTTGTATCTCCCGAACAGAATGTGGTGCTGCACACAGATCTGTCGCGCGAGATTTCGGCGGACACACTGACACCGGGGGCCACTTGTCCCTCCAGCACGGGATGCGGCAGCACTGCCTTCAGTCCGAACTCGAGCACCAGTGGAACCGGAACTGGGCAAGGGGTGGTGCGAAGGAAGCAGCTGTCCGGTGctcagaagagaaagcgaaagcgGGAACTGTTGGCGAAGAATCGCGTAGAACCTGCGTCcctgttctctttcctctcgacgACAGTAACTTCCGAGGCGATCTACGAAAACTGGCAAGACCTGAATAGGGCCATCCGAGAGGAGTCTGCGCGCTATGAAGCTCGCACCCTgtccgcttcgtctcctctcatGAGCCAACCAGAAACATCCACAGGGGGCGGGTGCTGCTGTTGCGCTAGGGCGCTTGTCTGttggacagaagagagaggtgcCGGGTCTTCGGTGACACTGTGTGGCGCAGACGAGGACGCGGGAGGACAGAAACGACCTCGTCACTGTGACATACTAGAAGATTCGGGCGTggagggaggaagcgagcgTAAGAAGCACTGCTGTTCAAGTGGAgccgacgaggagaagagacggttGCCGGTGAACCAAGAAAggctcctgtctccgagtTGCCACgcaagcggaagaagcgacagcagcaCGCGGAACTGGTGCGTCAGCAGCCGGGAGTCgggaaaggaagacgaagacgactgtgaagaagatgaaggtCACCGCCCTTGCCTGACGTCTCCCTCGGCTGCCACTTCGCCGACCTCGTGCGGCCTACGGCTTCCGTGCGCAAGCACACTGCGTGAGTCGTGGCGGCTGCTCCTGGACGAGAGCCGCAGTCACAGGAGCACCAGGGGGAGCAGCCACGACAGCCTCGAAGCGGTGGATGTCTTGGAAAACAAAGATGGCGCAGAGAGAGTTGATGTGAACTGGCACGCGCACGGAATCGAGCCGACAGGGAGTAGTGGTGCGGGGGATGACGGCGCCGCGGTGAGCCACGTTCTCAGATCTGCAGAGTCTGGAGGTGATGGACAGCGGTGTCGAAGCGCGGGAGCCACGATGGGAGATGAGTGCTCTACCCAGCGGCCGTTGCTGCCGTCCCTCACCGGTCCAGGCACCCCGCTCTCGCCTCTAGCGACCGCAGAAGGCCGAGACCGCCTGATAGATTGCTTCTCGCCGTGCGGGGGCTCGAACGGGAGCTGCGGAAGCTGTAGCACCCGCCACTCGAGTTGTTGTTCGAGCTTGAGAGGCGACGGGAGCGGCGGCAGCTGCtgttctccgccttctccgtttctctcgccggtCTCGGATGACGCGTCGAGCGTGACCTCTTCGGTGAGcccgtcttcgcctccaagACTCCCGCGACAGTCCTCCGGTCCAGGCCCGGTGTCGCCCCACAGTTCTCCCCGACTCGTCGCGCGTTGTGTGTGCACACGTGAAAGGCGGGATGAGCAGGTCCATGACGGGGGCTTCCCGGCGCTGGCGCCTTTGCGGGCGTCGCCGGGGACCCctgaggacgaagacgagttGGACGACCTGGCCCTGTGGCCCTCACAGATCACCGAGGAACTCCGATGGAGCCTCGTGAAGAAAGGCCCTGTTCAACTCGTCGATTTCCCGTACCCTCGCGACGCCACTCAGAGACGGTTCGGTCGCCAGCACTACTGGCGCACGTTACCGTCGGGTGAGAAGCTGTGGAGAAGCTGGCTGGTGTACTCCCGGACTCGCGATGCGGTCTACTGCTTTTGCTGCAAGTTGTTTTCCCAGTTGTCTAAAAGCGTGGTGACCACCGGCTTTCGACGGTGGAAAGGCATCGCAGAAGTCCTGAGGAGTCACGAACATTCGCGAGACCATCGTAGCTGCATGCTCCAGTGGAAATGCCTCTGTCTTCGGCTCCACGCCGACGTGTCTTTCGGAGACCTCAAGCAGTTATGTATGACAACGCCGTCGTCAAATGCGGTAGGCGGAGCTGTGAagggagacggcgacgacggagaggcgagagcggctCCATGA
- a CDS encoding hypothetical protein (encoded by transcript TGME49_269425): MPPYTVTRYTGQVRPLETSLVARNAVSDAYVIRSPGNSALLLSTKIEATDECRYHIEQAGDLLSRRKVTPEPPPLCTRKQRRRLVNGRTDQNAQRKNDKHKTD, encoded by the exons ATGCCACCGTATACCGTCACGCGATACACGGGCCAAGTGCGGCCTCTAGAAACATCGCTGGTAGCGAGAAACGCCGTC TCAGACGCCTACGTAATACGTTCTCCCGGGAACAGTGCGCTTCTCCTTTCGACCAAAATAGAGGCGACGGACGAGTGTCGGTACCATATTGAGCAGGCTGGTGATTTGCTGTCGCGTAGAAAAGTGACCCCCGAACCGCCGCCGCTCTGTACTCGGAAACAAAGGCGTAGGCTTGTGAACGGCAGAACCGACCAGAACGCCCAACGGAAAAACGACAAACACAAAACGGACTGA
- a CDS encoding polyprenyl synthetase superfamily protein (encoded by transcript TGME49_269430): MTLVTRHLLCPAGGKLGQVLVRAPAAAGSPLFFSSLSCVSVPPPLCAVSIPRTSAEKLVEANRPPRPVRGEDRRRLSGRRRQVEKSADASRALQLPCGAAAARSSSPPKLLPSLACASPFSRYLASAPRAAPLLQSPVLSSSSLSHDRPFSMSIASSPALASPLCRPRFFSLTVQVSSEKGGGREGSEDEGTTSEQPGGGRDSFERDCVLAKAGRLLHRAVPAAWKALERRQLEMRLPKYIFDDSLSEDPLLGMRIMEFRDTPREALQAHRDEIDARLKAFAGDIDPFAFVRDDVESLDLSLLSSVRSVYPEVSPVARYLLTAPGKRFRPVLLLILRQALLSLNVTSRSEPGDESASLRSRSLSPSGSASPLLSCGAAFSAKSQTRRKDGLELCMVHVAELIHTASLMHDDVIDGADTRRGQPATHRRFCNKTAILGGDFLLSRGNGIVAMCGSTEVMMRMSSVIESLVKGELIQALSDSRGDLESALRTYLTKTYHKTASLIAESCACLAILMGLPSRWVTWSADFGACVGMAFQLYDDELDFTASSENLGKPALNDLRSGLVTAPLLMAALEEEARGASAGGEARTILERRADREGDVEKAIKLIFASDAMPRSQLMGRLYVRRATELLEELTAEIGTSSLGGSDGDAAKKAAIPDACRALAALLQATLQRRSG; encoded by the exons ATGACGCTCGTTACTCGACACCTCCTGTGCCCCGCAGGCGGGAAGCTCGGACAGGTACTTGTCAGAGCTCCTGCTGCTGCGGGttctcctttgtttttctcttctctctcttgtgtttctgtccctcctcctctttgcGCCGTCTCCATTCCCCGCACATCGGCAGAGAAACTCGTGGAGGCAAACCGACCGCCGCGACCTGTCCGAGGAGAGGACAGGCGCCGGCTGTCagggcgaaggagacaagtcGAGAAGAGCGCAGACGCTTCGCGAGCTCTTCAGCTTCCTTGCGGAGCTGCCGCCGCTCGCTCGAGTTCGCCCCCAAAgctcttgccttctctcgcttgtgcttcgcctttctctcgctatctcgcctctgctccgcgggctgcgcctcttctccagtctccCGTTCTTTCCTCAAGTTCCCTTTCTCACGACAGACCTTTCTCCATGTCCATCGCCTCGTCCCCTGCcctcgcgtcgcctctctgccgtccgcgcttcttctctctcaccgtCCAGGTTTCCTCTGAGaaaggaggcggaagagaaggaagcgaagacgaaggaacaaCATCAGAGCAGCCTGGCGGAGGCAGAGATAGTTTCGAAAGGGATTGCGTCCTCGCGAAGGCCGGGCGCCTGCTGCACCGCGCTGTACCGGCAGCCTGGAAGGCgctcgagaggagacagctggaaaT GCGTCTCCCCAAGTACATCTTTGACGATTCTTTGTCAGAAGACCCTTTGCTCGGAATGAGGATCATGGAATTTCGTGATACCCCGAGAGAGGCCCTACAAGCACACCGAGACGAGATCGACGCTCGACTGAAG GCATTCGCGGGGGACATCGACCCGTTTGCCTTCGTTCGCGACGATGTGGAGAGCCTGGATCTCAGTCTGCTTTCTTCAG TTCGCTCGGTTTATCCGGAAGTCTCGCCTGTAGCACGGTACCTCCTGACGGCACCGGGGAAGCGTTTTCGGCCGGTGCTGCTGCTGATCCTCCGTCAGGCCTTGTTGAGCTTGAACGTGACTTCACGTTCGGAGCCTGGAGACGAGAGCGCCTCTCTGAGaagtcgttctctctcgccttcgggctctgcttctccgcttctgtctTGCGGCGCTGCGTTCAGCGCAAAGAGccaaacgagaaggaaagacggcTTGGAACTCTGCATGGTACACGTGGCGGAGCTCATTCACACAGCCAG TCTGATGCACGACGACGTCATTGACGGCGCAGACACACGACGCGGCCAGCCGGCGACTCATCGACGCTTCTGCAACAAGACGGCAATTCTCGGCGGAGATTTTCTCCTTAGTCGAGG GAATGGAATCGTCGCCATGTGCGGCTCGACAGAGGTGATGATGCGGATGTCAAGCGTGATCGAAAGCCTGGTGAAGGGAGAGCTGATTCAAGCTCTCAGCGACTCTAGAGGTGACTTAG AAAGCGCACTCCGGACGTATCTCACCAAAACTTACCACAAGACCGCCTCGCTGATCGCGGAAAGCTGTGCATGCCTTGCGATTCTAA TGGGCTTGCCCTCGCGCTGGGTCACGTGGAGCGCCGACTTTGGAGCTTGCGTCGGGATGGCCTTTCAGCTGTACGATGACGAACTGGATTTTACTGCATCCTCTGAGAACCTGGGAAAGCCGGCCCTCAATGACTTGCGATCG GGACTTGTCACTGCCCCGCTCTTGATGGCGGCTCTGGAGGAGGAAGCCCGAGGCGCGTCGGCAGGAGGCGAAGCTCGAACCATTTTGGAGAGACGGGCTGACCGGGAAGGCGACGTCGAAAAAGCCATAAAACTGATTTTTGCCAGTGACGCCATGCCCCGTTCCCAACTGATGGGGCGGCTGTATGTACGCCGAGCCACTGAGTTGCTCGAGGAGTTGACAGCCGAAATTGGGACGTCTTCGCTTGGGGGTTCTGACGGCGATGCCGCAAAGAAGGCAGCAATTCCCGACGCATGTCGCGCTCTGGCAGCGCTCCTGCAGGCCACTCTCCAGCGGCGGTCTGGGTGA